Part of the Octopus bimaculoides isolate UCB-OBI-ISO-001 chromosome 21, ASM119413v2, whole genome shotgun sequence genome, CAGAGACATCAGCCAGACTCATATCTTCTTTGTAGGTGACCTGAAAGTAAATGCAAAAAGATATGAATAGTATGAAGAAAAGCCTTGACCTGGTTATAGTTTTTAAAGGATAAAGGGGTGGACTTTGGCCAAGATAAATGTGCCTACCGAGTTGTCACATAAGGGAGAATTACAAAGCAATCTAGGAGCCTCTCTATCATTGACCTGCTTCATGTGCCCAgggttaaatgaaaatatatcatatgacGACACTTGCAACAAGAAACACGTAATCAGGAAGTATAATATAGTAGAGTGGTTCTCGATCGGGTCCATATGATCTTTAAGGGTTAAGGGTTCatctaagattttgttgttgaaatttatgagcaataaactggttatatttctacaatacattaGGCGGcgatctagcagaatcgttagcttgaagagcaaaattcttagcagcaattcgtctgtcattatgttctgtgttgaaattccgccggagtcggaTTTACCCTTCATCCGTTCGGAGATCgatttcgtctttcatccttttggagtttgactttgctttcatcctttcagaagtcgaatttgactttcattctttcggagttggattttgccttcatccttttgaatagtggggtcgatataaacaAATACTCTCttctcctaaaattactggccttgcgccacaatttgaaaccagtatttctacaatacacaaaatatttaaacatttttaaagtataattcctaataatatttaatcataaaaatataatgatagcTTCTAGACGTGATATCGAATGGTTATGAGGTGCACTTCGGATAACTGACTACAAAATACAGTAATCGATGTTTCTATTTTTCAGATCCCAAATACATTTTGCTAATGATGTATtaggaaatattgaaagaatGTATGAGCACTCCATTTACATTTGACGCTGTAACACCCATATAGCAGTATACTTTATCGTTGTCAGGACGGAACATTTTCCTTCTAAATTTATTCGTAGGCACTCGATGTTTGCAGGCTTTTATATTGATCCTTAAAGTTACAAAACTATCATGTTTACTAGCTAGCGAAGAACTATTGATTGTACTGTTACTGAAGCTTTTGTTAAAAAGAGGCACAAGATCAATAACCAGTGGTAACATTCTTGATTAATAAAGTATTATGTTAACAGAGACGCTAGAGACAGACTAACTACTAGCATACTTAGAATCACATACGTTATTTCCAATAtcgtttatttcattattaataggACTTATATTATCAGACAGCTTAGGTGTGATGGAGTACCAACATATATTAGTGTGCATATTGAATAATATACGCTATCTACTAGAAAGAGGGAAGTGCCTTTCCAAtgctgtacatatgtatgtgtgtatgcatacacacacacacacacacacacacacacacatacacacacacacttatataataatatgtttaTAAGTTTTAAGCATacgaaaatatcattattattatcattacagaattgtaaaaacaCGACATGTCTTATCAAAtcagtcatgtgtgtatgtgtgtgtgtatgtatttatatatatgcatcttttctATGTGTAGGTTAACTaggctaccaatagtttcatgttaAGAGAGGTGTATCTCTTAAATATTTTCAAGCCTATTGAACACGTTAGTGTTCATATCCATCTTGGATGAAAACACCAGGATGGAGACGAACACCAATGTTCCATGCAATAGGCTTGAAAACTATTAAGAGATTTACCtctcttaacatgaaactaatgaTAGCCTGATAAACCGAcgaataaaaaagtatatatatatatccaaggacAGGTCGATGTCCGACAATTTTAAACGGAAACAAGCGATGAAAAAGAATGCACCTCTGTGagcatttatcatttatcatgtCCTGCTTTATTTCTCCACGTTTCTCAACATTTCGCGTCAaacgtatgtgtgaatatacgtacTGATACGCACATCTGTGTGCTGGCGTGCAAACAAAGCATTTGGTTTTTcagtacatgtgtacacatgtgtattaGTCTTTGATCTTGTTACAATAAACCGATACTTTATTTAGTCGAAATAAGCACAAAATCAATGTGTAAAGGCAGCGAACCATTTAAAACAAAGCTAATGAACAGAGtaagtaaaattaatgaagtaCATAAAACTAATGTCGTTACGTCACACATCAACAATAGGTCAAAACCGGTACTTTGTTTGTTCTTCTCAATCCAAGCGAAATTAATAAACAGTTTAtttggaaacaaaacaaagatagttatgttgttgttgtcgtcaccgttggtgttgttgttgttgtggtggtggtggtgatgttgtatGCCGCAAAAGAGGGACAAAAGAGTTATTAGTTTCTAATATCTCTTTTCGATTTGTCACCGATGTTTACATCGttcgcagacgcacacacacatacacacacacacacacacacacacacacacacacacacataaacaagcaaacaaacatacacacacgcgcacaaacccACTcattcactcagacacacactaacacacactaacatacacacacacacactcacttactgggtcattcacacatacatgcataaacatatactcactcacacactcattcacatactcacacacacatatatataaataacaatagatagatagaaaataaggcgtgtgtgcgtgtgtgtgagcgtatgtgtgcgcgcatgtgcgtgagtgttagagagaaagagagagaggaagaggaggaggtttGCTGGTTTCACAAAAAAGTTTCTATTGTCTCTCCAAGTGTAACATCTCTTTACAGCGTTTTGCAATTTCGAACAAAACATTGGAATTGGTAAATTCTTGCAAAACCTTCCATCAATATTTCTTGAAGAATTTCCCTATATTAACTGATTTCAAATGTTTATTTCCTACATAATAGACTTTCCAAACCTCAATTTTATAACCACGTGTTCGAAAATAGACTTCATAATTTTTATCAATGCTAAAACtgcaacaacagaaacattttGTGTTTTGCATGTAGAATACTGAAGATATGAATATTCCACCTGTTTCGTCATTAATAATGGAATAGACGAATGTGTGACGTGTTTTGTGCttttaaaaactaataaaatttcGAAAACTAATTGTATTTTGATATGAACgtaaattttgtttcttatataatgACACGCTACTCCTCTATTAGAATCGTTTTATTAACGGCAACGTGAACTCAAAGTAACGACTGAAGAAGCTTCAACTtttaagaaagagagagcgggagagacagGAGGGCagagagattaatagatagatagatagatagatagatagatagatagatagatagatagatagatagatagatagatatgagataatagatagatagagatgagataatagatagatagtcaaTGACAAACATGGACTATGAtaaatttatgttgaaatatttatttccaggCCCTGCTCCGAATAATTACAGATTACCAACAACAGTGGGAACTGACTACCATGATGCTACGAAACCAAGGGCGCCATCTTACAGCATTGGCAAACACACATTTAGTAAGTTCTGATTAATTATTGTAGGAGACTATATTTCGTccgccactacgttctgagttcaaaattccgcggaggttgactttgcctttcatcctttcggagtcgataaattaagtaccagttgagtactgggtcgatggaatcgacttaatccccttccccaaatttcaggccttgtgcctagagtagaaacgctTATTATAGGGgactaaagcagcgagctggcagaatcgttagcaccctagacagaatgctaagcggtatttcgtccgtcgctacgtcctgagttcaaattcagctgaggtcgactttgcctttcatcctttcaggatgaaGGCGAACGGGCCGAAACTTCAGTCACCGTCATCCCTTTTCatcttgtaaaatatatgtacgtatgtatgtatgtttatttccatatttctcgTTCCACAGAATTCGCCGACCAAAGTCCAGGTCCGATCTACGGATATTCCAGCCAACTGAGTAATTTTGGAATGTCTTCAGTTCCTACAGTGACGATTACCGGAAGAACAAAAAAGCCTTGTAAGATATcttttataaatgaattaaacaAATGTTTAGAGATATTAATGTAAACGTTATAAGATGTTGTGAACTCGTTCAATCCACTTACGTCATTCAGCCTTCTTCTTTCTAGCGAGCTTTATAATGTTCTCTGCTCTAAATATATTGACACGAACTTGACTATTAGTTTTCATGAGAATAgcctctttttttatttattaagcaGTCCATTTCCTACTCCAATACGTATTCATTCTTGAACATTTATTATAAGATTCTTCCATTTCCACTTTATCTAATTAATCTCTTCGCTCCCTATGGATCAGAAGCCATCGACATGTATGTTTTTAAGACCACCGGAAGGATATTAATCTGGTATTAACAGATATCCCCTTTTATCTGCCAAATAATGGTACTCTTTATATATCGCATTAAGCTACctggttatatatacatttcttcgTTTCAATgttgtatctttttttctttttcagatttatggGAAGGTATACTGGATACCCCAGCTCCGGGTACATATTGTGGCCCGAAAGTGCGTGTCTTGCGAGAACGTACCGCTCCGGCATTCAGTTTTACTTCTCGTCCTAAAACGAGTAAAAATACCATTCCTTCACCTTGTGCATATTCTTTGCCAGGAATCCTGGGCGAGCAacccataaatatttcaaatgtaccTGCTTACAGCATAAATAAAAGACTGAATTACAACAATTATGCTTACGACTTCGCCCAGACACCGGGGCCTGCAAGATATGGCAGCGTACCGTTACATTCTTCACACAAGCAACCACCGTTGTTTTCTCTGAGGAGTCGAACGGCGATACCCAAATATAAAATGGATAACCCTGGACCAGGAACTTATAATGTTCAGCAGTCGAAACCTTTTGGCAATTCTACCCCGAAGTATTCGATGGGAATTAAACATTCACCGTATCTTATGCAAGCCTTCATGGATGTGCTTAACTGATTGAAATTTCCTTATCTGAAGATTTctaatttcattctatttttttatatcaaatgtttctttcttcaaaaaaattctgtttatccaaatttctgaaaacaaaaaaactgttcaCAAATATCGTCGGGTGGCACCGCTGTCGTGGGTTATGACAGCGATACAATAGATATTGTGATATATCGTGAATTCACATACTGCTGTAATAGTTTATGACATCACTGTCGTGGGTTATGACATCATATGCTATAACATGACATTATTGTGCTAGGCTGTAATATGACAGCACTATCATAAATTATGAAATAGATCATCATGCCCCTGCTAAAGGTTAATACAACACATTATGATTTCACTGTAATAATATATACCCCTGCAACCATTGGTTATCACACtacgataaataaagtactaagggcgatttgttcgactaagcccttcaagacggtgccccaacatggtcggTGCCCAATAACTGAAAaaactaagaaaagaaataaaaagatgaaagaagttAAAGATAGTAACTATAGTTAAAGATAGTAACTATAGTTAAAGAAGTTAAAGATAGTTActattcgacctcggcagaatgtgaagtcagaatgtaaagacatgaagtaccgctaagcatttcgcccggcgtgctaacgtttctgccaactcgccgccttacaacTCTCAAATATCGTCATAACAAAGCTATACCTCAAGACACTGCTATCAAAGTATAGTGTTATCACAGCTAATATAAGTTACATCACTCCCAAATGTTATAGCTCTATTATCACTACTACAATAGCTTATAATTAAGAAGTCATAGAGTATAACACCACTCCGGCAGATCATGACACCTCTATCACCTAGCTAGCCAAAGACTGTCACGTCGCTATCACAGTttacatcatcaccactactatcctTGGCTGTGATATCACTATACTATGAGGTAGAGACgaggcagagtcgttagagcgtcggatagaAAGCCTTGTGTTATTTGTATCCGATCTCTGCGTTCTAAGttgaaatcccgccgaggtcaactttgcctttcgtttttttcggagttgataaataaagAACCAATCCAAGGCGGTAGATTAGCGGAACTGTAAGAGCTTCGGGCTGGATACCTTGCAGTGTTTCTCCCGATTTGTATGCTCTAACGACAATGCTTGCTACGATATTAATGCTAAGGTGTGTTCGACTCGCCTTTCTTTTGGGTAACATCGTCGACGCAAAGAGGGGAGACTTGCACGGTGGTCTTTCTTAGAGAGAGAAATTCTTTTGGTGCAGACACTCAGACTATCTATAACATATTAGAAGGGCTATTTATAGTTATGACATTATAAGTACTGCTCTAGGTTATGATATCACTACTACAATACTACTAAGCAAAGGTTatgacagaaaaggaaaaaagaattgtaatttgatattaaataaacttaatttatttatctattgcttTATGGTTTGGTCAGATAAAAGAAAAGTGGGGGTATAGTACTCTTGACGTTTTGCAGGATACTAAGACAGGcgggaagaaaatggaaaaatagacCCTGACCCATGGGTCACTCCAATAAGAAACAACACATCAAAATACCCAGTTAACCTGACACAGGTGATGTGATGAGAATGCATGCACCAATGGAACAAGTCGTGGTTTTAAACGAAGCGATAGACCATCCGATGAGCATCCGCGCCATTTTTACCATCTTAATTTACTATCGGTTCTTGAACAGACTTGAAACTGTGACAGACGACACAAGTCCAACCTACTGAAGAGTAAAATCGAACTTGGAGTCACTCGATTTTGAAGAGAATTTTTTAATCACACGACCAAGACCATCTTTATTATctaatttttcttgttatatttgtttgatcttcactttagcttttattattattattattagtttatttatctgtcaaagttct contains:
- the LOC106875611 gene encoding outer dense fiber protein 3, which codes for MTGKRQGNRSQMSSKKKTDEKKSKSYEIFAKFVGPAPNNYRLPTTVGTDYHDATKPRAPSYSIGKHTFKFADQSPGPIYGYSSQLSNFGMSSVPTVTITGRTKKPYLWEGILDTPAPGTYCGPKVRVLRERTAPAFSFTSRPKTSKNTIPSPCAYSLPGILGEQPINISNVPAYSINKRLNYNNYAYDFAQTPGPARYGSVPLHSSHKQPPLFSLRSRTAIPKYKMDNPGPGTYNVQQSKPFGNSTPKYSMGIKHSPYLMQAFMDVLN